In Mauremys reevesii isolate NIE-2019 linkage group 9, ASM1616193v1, whole genome shotgun sequence, the genomic stretch GGCATCTGGCTGCATGGAGGAAGAGGGTCACTTACTGCACTTTGATGcgtggggctgctgctgccctcccGAACGCTGCCCACTACCTGCGCACCAAgtacctgagcagcactgggctCCTGAGTGCTGCTCTTCTCCGGCGCGCTGGGCTCCTGAGTGCTGCTCTTCTCCGGCGCGCTGGGCTCCTGAGTGCTGCTCTTCTCCGGCGCGCTGGGCTCCTGAGTGCTGGGCCCCTGAGTGCTCTCCCCCTGCGCACTGCTCTCCTCTTGCTGCAAGATACCCCGTCTGTCCAGCACACTGCAAGGAACAGAGTGGGGAGGCTGAGGGCACAGCCCTGCCTTGCCCAAGgcaggacagggggagggggtgggctgAGGGAACAGCCATGCCTCACCCAAGGCAGGACCGGAGAGGAGCTGCCCCTTGGCTGAGGAAGGATGAAGTGCAGCACAAACTTGCCTCACTACCGGCACATACAGAAGGACCCTCTCCCTCAGGTTTTGGGTACAGACACCACCCCCGTCTCTCCTAGAGAAAGCCAGGCTCTTACCTGGGGGGTAGGGGCCCACACAGCACTTCACAGCAGTTCTTCACAATGTTCCCATGGCTATAGGGATTCTGCACCCGGTTCTTCCCAGTCCACGCCCCCTTAATCTGCAAGCAGAGAACATCCCAAAGGGACGGGGTGTGAGCTCCCTGCCAGACCAGGGCTCTCGAGCATTCAGCTCCACTGACTGATGCACTGGGGCATTGCACAGGTGCCCCTTGTTCATTGCGGTTACACGCCACCTGGGCTCTGGCTGCCTCTCAGAGCAGGACTTGGACCCTGTTATTTCCATTGCTGACACATGGAGACCATCAGCACGAGCACGAACCTACGCCCCTGGGGACTGAAGAGTGGGGGCCCAGACTCCTTGTGCATCTAgtggccaggcaggggctgaagAGAGGGGATTTGGGCCCTCCCCATTCATGAGCAGCAGGCCCAAGGAGGCCTCAGAATAAGCTTGAGTTGACCTAAACTGCATTTCTGGGGCCTGTGGCAGCAGTGGACCCGTGTGCTGGCCTGGATGtatgccctccctccacccccagcctgtgCCTGGGGTTTGGCCTTGCTGCGTGCGAGGGGAATTCACCCAGTGATGAACtgatttggggggggcggggagatggCTCTGAAGAGAAGCTGGGGAGCGGCAAGCAGACAGACAGGAACATCACTCACGTCTTCGTTGGTCGTCTGGTTCAGAGCCACCAGGAAGGTGTGGAATCCGGTTAACCCCACCACTGACCAGAGGGTGAAGAAACAGATAAGCACCTCCAGTACCGTGAGCAGCTGGTTAAGGATTCACAACCCCACAGCACAGCATCTATCTTCCACTGACCCTGCTCCATGACACTCTGTGTagctcccctctgctccccctaaACACATAGACCTGCTCCTCTCCCATCGCCCCATGGCCTatagccacccccaccccccaattaaAAAGAAAGCCTCCAGAAAGCCCCTCGGAAGACGCTGCACACAAGGGCTGTGGCTGCTTTTCAGATACACACCTCCCTCCCTCaccagggcagaggggtgggagaggcaggTATACTCCTTGCGACGGGGAAAGATATGTTCCAGGGGTCTCTTTCAACGTGTTCAGGAAGCCAATCTTCATGGACTCTGGACAACACAAATGAGAGAAGTTAATACCCAGAAAGACAGGCCTCATGCCTCCTCCAATCTATTGATTTCTGTGCTGATCTTGACCCAACTCCCCACCCTGACAGCACAGCTCCCCACTCTGATCCCACCGCTGGCAGGACTCACTGAGCGCCACGTAGACGATGTTGAAGGTGAAGATGTAGATGGTGAGGAGCGAGAGCGAGAGGATGAAGAGGTAGAAGTAGCGGTAGTTCCTCTTCCCCACGCAGTTCCCAACCCAGGGGCAGTGATGGTCAAAGCGCTCTGggggagcaagagaagaatgTCAGTGCACCTGCAGTGTGGGGCGAGGCAGGGGCACTCAAGCCCTGCCGACACATCCCACCAGCACAGCTGGGGAAGCCatagcccaagcccaagcccaagccaaGGGGCTTCCATTTCCTGTGCCTCCATCAGCAGAAAGCGCTCTCAGGTTGTACCAAGCTGTCTCCAGGGGGAAGGATCCTGAGGGAAGAACACCTCCTAACCCGCTCCTCTGCACAGAAAACACTCCCCCCATACTGCAAACCTGGAAGAGGACGGCCTCTAGTGTGGGGATACCTGGCCTTTTCCAGACCCGCCATGCCACAACTGAAGAGTTTCAGGACCCCCTCTATCTACCACAAAGAGAGAGCATGGTCGATACACGGGCCTGAGCGTGGCCCCAGGTAGAGACCCCATCCTCCAACAAAACCAGGCAAATGGGCTAGCAAAGCTCCTCCACTGAGCAGAGTGCTCCTGAAGCAGAGAGGTCACTTCTAGTTGGGTATTCAGCTCTATGGGAAGTCTACTGAGCACTGCTGTTCCTGCTCCCAGAGTGCACTGCTGTTTGTTTCCAGTATTAGATATAACACACGCAGCCCCATTAACCTAGTGTCTATTTCAGTTACAAAAATCAGCAACTGCTCCCCTTCATCCTCTTAGCTTCCCACAGTGTGCAGATCACAACTGTTGCAGATAAAAGGTGGAGGATATATTtattaattacacacacacacactcttaactttaaaagaacattattaaggttgcaaagtcaaacactcacaagttaggaaatgccagaattaagcttgtctgtgcaaccttaatttgcctCCTGCATGCCGATGTATTATGACAGTATTTAATTCCATGatcatactattttttccccaagagaacagctgctTCATTTTAAAGAgtcattattaagggcacaagagcaaaccaTCTCAATCCATAGGAAAGATGGGAAGTATGTGGGGATGaccttggcttaaccaggagatcttcaacaaCCTGAAACCCAATAAAGAGTGATACGAGAAGCGGAAACTAAGTCAAATTAttaaggatgaatataaaaaaaagtatcagaggggtagccatgtttgtcgctttttacagatccagactaagagttctgtggcaccttacagactaacagaagtattgaagcataagcagcatctgacgaagtgggtattcacccacgaaagcttatgctccaatacttctgttagtctataaggtgccacaggactctttgtcgctttatattaaaaaaaaaaaaaaagcatgttgggcaaaattagaaaggccaagatAAAACCAGGTAGGGACAcaaaaggtaacaagaaaacattttacaaatatgtGAGAAGCAAGAGGCAGACCAAAGACAGGGtgggcccattactcaatgaggaaaGAAAGACAGTAATGGTTTAAGCATTAAAtcccttttttgtttcagttttcatcaaAAAAGTTAGCAGTGACTGATGACTAACACAGTGAACATAagtgtaaatggggtaggatctgaggcagatcgaatctacctggatttcagtaaggcatttgatacggttccacatgggaaataattagttaaattggagaagatggggattaatatgagaactgaaatgcGGACAAGGAATTGGTTAGTGGGGAGAATGCAACAGGTTATActaaaaggtgaactgtcagggcagagggaggttACTACTGgattcctcagggattggtcagACCAAtcgtatttaacatttttattaatggccttcacacaaaaagtgggagtgtgctaataaaataaaataaaataaaagttgggAGGTGTTGCTAACAgagaggaggaccagaatatcacacaagaagatctggatgaccttgaaaactggagtaatagaaatgagatggaatttaatagtgaaaggtcatgcacttagggattaagaacaa encodes the following:
- the ZDHHC9 gene encoding palmitoyltransferase ZDHHC9 isoform X2 encodes the protein MSVMVVRKKAMRKWEKLPGRNTFCCDGRIMMARQKGIFYLTLFLILGTCALFFAFECRYLAVQLSPAIPVFAVVLFLFAMAMLLRTSFSDPGVIPRALPDEAAFIEMEIEATNGTVPQGQRPPPRIKNFQINNQIVKLKYCYTCKIFRPPRASHCSICDNCVERFDHHCPWVGNCVGKRNYRYFYLFILSLSLLTIYIFTFNIVYVALKSMKIGFLNTLKETPGTVLEVLICFFTLWSVVGLTGFHTFLVALNQTTNEDIKGAWTGKNRVQNPYSHGNIVKNCCEVLCGPLPPSVLDRRGILQQEESSAQGESTQGPSTQEPSAPEKSSTQEPSAPEKSSTQEPSAPEKSSTQEPSAAQVPMLPLSPTGMPEEAQPSAVALPAQPRDDGPTEH
- the ZDHHC9 gene encoding palmitoyltransferase ZDHHC9 isoform X1 — protein: MSVMVVRKKAMRKWEKLPGRNTFCCDGRIMMARQKGIFYLTLFLILGTCALFFAFECRYLAVQLSPAIPVFAVVLFLFAMAMLLRTSFSDPGVIPRALPDEAAFIEMEIEATNGTVPQGQRPPPRIKNFQINNQIVKLKYCYTCKIFRPPRASHCSICDNCVERFDHHCPWVGNCVGKRNYRYFYLFILSLSLLTIYIFTFNIVYVALKSMKIGFLNTLKETPGTVLEVLICFFTLWSVVGLTGFHTFLVALNQTTNEDIKGAWTGKNRVQNPYSHGNIVKNCCEVLCGPLPPSVLDRRGILQQEESSAQGESTQGPSTQEPSAPEKSSTQEPSAPEKSSTQEPSAPEKSSTQEPSAAQVLGAQVVGSVREGSSSPTHQSAVPMLPLSPTGMPEEAQPSAVALPAQPRDDGPTEH